In Sphingomonas oryzagri, the genomic stretch CCTGATCGGCTTCGATTTCTCGGCCTCGCTGCCCTTCGCCGATGCCGGCGCCTATTTCCCCGGCTGGAGCGAAAGCCCGCCGGATGCCCGCGCGCTCTGGGCGCTGGTCGATCGCATCGCGGGCGACGAACCCCATCTCGGCGCCAACCGCTTCGTCGATCATCCGGAGGCGTCGCGCCACTTCCGCCGCCATGGCGGGCGAACCGGGGATCGCTTCGGCTCGGGCACCGGCCGGATGCGCATGATCGAGGCGGCGGCGAAGGCGTTCGGCGTGGCACCGGCCTCCAGCTTCAACCTCGTCGGCGCGTCCCAAGTTGGCAAGGCAAGCCTGACCGCGATGCGGATGCTGCATCGGCTCTCACGCCGCATACCGGTCTGGCCGTTCGACCCGGTACCGGAAAACGGCCCCGTGATCGTCGAGATCTACACCAGCCTCGCCGCGCGCGCCGCCGGCGTGCCGAAGGGCCGTTCCAAGTTGCGGAGCGCCGATGCGCTCGATGTGGCGCTGGCCGCGCTCGGCAGTCCGCCGCACGCGCCGCTGCCCCGCTACGACGACCATATCACCGACGCGCTGATCGGCGCCGCCTGGCTCCGCCGCGCGGCCGATAACCCGGCGCTGTGGCGCCCCGCCGCGCTCACCCAGACACTGGCGCAAACCGAAGGCTGGACGTTCGGCCTTTCCTGACGCAAAGAGCGCCAGCATTCGATCTTGGGCCGGCTTAGCACAGCGGTAGTGCAGCGGTTTTGTAAACCCCGGAACATATCTCGCTCCATCTTCGATTTGTGGCAGAAATCCGCCATTTTCTCAAGCGTCATCGGACGCAAACCGCTGCTCACGTGCCGGCTTTTGTGCCACCGACGATTTTGCCGCCTTCGCCTGCTCAGGTGTGAGGAAGGCGAGGTATCGCTCCGTCGTCGAAATGCTGCCGTGGCCCATCTCGCCCTGCAGATCGTAGATGCTTCCGCGCCGATCCCGCAGGTATTCGACCGCGAACAGGTGCCGCATCCCATGGTGGCTGAACGGCTCGAATTCCATGTTCCGCTGTGCCGCCCAACGTGCCGCCGTCACCATGTAGCGAGTAGTGCGCGTGGACACGTCCTTGATCGGCTCGCCCTCGCCCCGCCAGAACACCAGCGGCTTGCCGATATAGCGCGGCTGGCGGTCGATGATCGTCACGGCCTTGGCGGTGAGCGGCAGGGTCCGAACCTTGCTGCCCTTGCCCTTGATCGTGATCGTCCGGCCCGCGCGATCGATAGAGGTATGGCGAAGCGTCGTCGTCTCCTCCAGCCGCAAGCCGGTCTCGCGCGTGAATTCGAACATGTCCCACATGCGCGAAGTGATCCTCCGGCTCATGATGGCTATGGAGGCCTCGGTCGGCAGGACGATCGGCACGAACTTCTCGGCCGCAACCCGGCGAAGGTTGATACTCTCGATCGGGTTCTCTCCGATCCAGCCTTCATCGGCGCAGTGGTTCAGCACCGACGACAGGGCGGTCATATCGCGGCGGATCGTGGCGTTCTTCACGCCGCCCCTGCGCCGGGCCTTGATGATGTCGCGGACCATCTCAGGCGTGATTTCGTGGACGTTCTTGTCGTCGAGCCATGCGCGGAGCTGGATCAGGCTGGAGACGTAGCGGTTGAAGGTGCGTTCGCTGCCAAAGCTGACATTCTCGTTCCAGCTTACCACTGCCGATTGCCAGGACGTTGGTCCCGCAATCTTGAAGAGGGCCTTGTCCTCCACCTCTTCGCGCCGGATCTTCAACCGACGCTCCGCGACCTTCTCAGAACGAGTTCGTAGGCTTTCGCGGTACTCGACACCGCCGACCTTGAAACGCGCCCAGAAGATGCCGTTGCGGAGATAGAGGTTTTTCGACATGCCATATTCCTGTTGATCCGCGTCGCCCATGCGCGAAGATCGGCCACCACGAACAGCCAGCGGCCGGCCGGCTTGGATGCGCCGGGGATCGACGGCGCAAGGTCCTGCAGCGTGCGCTTCGTGATGCCTGTGATCAAGGCCGCCTGTGCGATGCCGCAGCGCTCTGGTTCAGCCACCATCCCCTATCCCTCTTCCGAGATGGTGGCGGGGGCGTTCGCGAGTTCGAGCAGCACGTCGGCGTGGCAGGGTTCGGATGGATGGCACCAGCAAGCAAGGTTCTTGCCGCGCAGGCGGGGCAATTCTGCCAACAGCCGCTCCCGACGCTTTTTGCCACCGACGAGCATTTCCGTGATGCCATCGCGCTTGAGCAGCCAATCGCGAAACAGCGACTTGCACCACGCGGCCAGTACGGTATCGCACTTGCTGTAGCCAGCGGCTCTGGCATCAGCGACAGTCCACGGATTACCGAAGATGCCCGGCCGCGCAACGCTCACCGTGTTCTCGGGCATCCTCCAGCCCTTGCGGCGGGATAGCTGGATGCGAACGGGGGCGGTCATGCGTAATCCTCCGCCCGCTCCAGCCGCTTCCGGCATGGTGCGATCCAGCGAAGCTGCGTCGGATTGGCATCGTGAAGCCAGATGATCCACGCGTAAGCTGTTGCAGTCGATCCATCGGGCGCCAGCCTTCCCTTGTGCATGACCACGCGCTCGGTGAACTGCAGAACGTACGCTGGCGGCGTCTTGGAGAACAGGCGCTCAAACCGCCCCTGCCCTTCCAAGAAGGCAGCGCGCACGATGACGGCGCATCCGACATAGCTGGTGGCGATAGCGCGCTCGATGAACTGCTCAGCGAGGCGGAAGGGAGGGTTCGTTATCGTCCATCCCACCGGGAAGGCATCGGAACCGGGGAAGAGATAGTCCTCGACCCGAAAACCCGCGCCATAGTCATGGACATCGGCGGCCTCGACCGCGCCGAAATATTCGCGCAGCGGCTTGACCATGTGCCCACGGTTGGCGGCCGGCTCTCGGCACGATTCCTCAGCCAGATCGAAGCCCTCGCTGAGCAGGAACTCACACAGCGCCCGCGTTGCCCAAGGAGGCGTAGGGAAATCGTCGAGCGAATCGTGCGGCTCGACACGCTGTTGCATCACGGCGGATGACCGGTTCTGCATCACCAAACCCCCATCGCCGAAAGCACCGCCGCCCCGATCATCACGAGGGCGATGGCGAGGGCTGGCACCCAGCCCCAGACCACGAGAGGATGCGAGCCGCCCCACTTGCCGTAGCGGAGAGGTGCGTCCATCGGTTCGATCACCTGTTTCGGCACAGGGCGGTGGAGTTCCGCGTAGGCGAGGTCGTCGGGAGTGCGTATCACAGCGGCTCCTTCTGCTCGGCGGCTCTGGCGCGCAGGGCGTGAATGGCTTTCAGCGACGCAGCACAGAGGGCGAGCGCAGCTGATGCGCAGTCCCACGCTTCGTTGTAGTCCGATCCGACGATCACATTCGGCTTCGTCGTCGGGCTAGTCACATGGGCGTGCCAGACAGGGCCATCGACGCTCGCTATCCAATAGCGATCGACCTGAACACCTTGCCCCTCCGGCACCAGCGACATGGCCGCATCGAGCGAGGCAGTGTAGCGAGGCATCAACTGCGCTGCGCCGATATCATCGTAGCACATGCGGCCGATGGGGTGTCCCTCATCGACCACCCGCAGACCTTGAAGCGGAGCGATCAGCGCATCCACATTACGGTTCGGCCCCGCCAGCCCCTCCACGCGCTCGGCGAGTTGCAGCAGCGTCTCCATCACCGCGACTCCTGCTTCTGGAGCGAGCAGACGGATTCGTATAACGCCCAAGCCACCTTCTTGACCGGTTCCAGCGACATCGCGCGTTCGGCCATGGTCCCGTTCGGACAGCGGTAATCCGAGATTGCCGTGTTGATGTCGGCGAAATCGCTCATGTCGCCGCGCGCGGTGCGGTTCGCCATTGCGACCATGTAGAGCGCGCCGAGACTGCGAACCGTTGCCTTGCCCGACGCAATCTCTGCGCGGATCATCAGCGCGGGGAAGTCCACAAGCGCCTGATCGATTTCAGACATTGGGGTTCTCCTGACGGGAGAGGGATGCGCGGGCCGGACGAGGGATGCTCCAGCTTTCGCCATTGCCACGCGCGGTGTTGCAGGCGTGGCAGCACGCGACGAGGTTTTCAGCCGTGAACGGGCCACCCTTGCTTTTGGGGATCGGGTAGTGATCGACGGTCGCCGTATTGGAGGCACGTGGAGCACCCCACACACATGGCGTCAGGGCAATGCCGCAATGCCGACAGATGTGGCAGTCGCGCTCCAGCACGGCGTTGCGAATGCGCTTGCGCTCCCGACGCTCGCGGTAAGTGAATATCTGCTTCGACATCACTTCCTCTCCACGGTTGCGAGGGAGAGGGCTTTGGCGATGGCGGCGTCAGCTGTTGCGAGGGCGTCTTCAACCTCGCGCGTGTCGTGATTGCTGCCGGGCCTCCAAAACTCACGGAGCCAGTTAAGCGCCTCCAGAAGATCTGGCGCAGCGGCGATCAGCTGGGCGTCTGCATCATTCTCGATTGCGAGATGACAGCCGGAACCGCCATCCCACGCGGCATAGGCGACAGTGCGACCAGACTTCGGGGCGACAAGTGCCTCCTCGTAAGTGCTGGTCTGGCCGATTTCCCAAGGCCCCGGCGTATGCTGCCCGCCCATCACGCCCTCCGCCCCATCGCCCAGAACCTCGCGCGGGCCTGCTCGTAAGCATCCGTCTCGAAATCCAAGGCGGCTTCGGCCATCTGATCCCACGCATGGGACCGGCGGGACAGCGCCACCTCATCCGCCATCAGGGCATCGTAATCGATGTCCATTGCGCGACAGGGGGTGGATTCCACGAAGCTGTGGTCGGTGAGGCGCATTAGTAATCCTCCGGAAAATCAATTTCTGGCGGGTTTTCGAGGATGTGCAGTTCGATGCGTTCGATTTCTGCTGCAGTCAGATTGACCTCGCAGCGAATGCCCGCGTCATCCACGAACCAAGGGGTTCCGATTTCGACTTCGGCGGGATCACCGGGGTTCCAGCAGCCGCCCGCGAAATAGTCGTTGCAGCCGCCAGAGAAGCTGTACGGGACGACGATATCGATGCTGCTCGGCGCTTCATCCGGCCCGCTTTCCAGCGTCCAGTCCAGATCATGCGACCAGTGATGGAAATCGGTCTGCAAGGTTCGCAGGAAAGCGATGAGCCGCCCCTCGGTCTTGCGATGGTCGAAATCTTCCATCGTCGGCGCTGGCTGCGGCAGACTTGCGCGCGGCGCATAGACGTAGGGGCCGACATGGCGACATACGCCGCCCGGCATGGTCGGCACTTCCCACCAGTGATCATGATCGCAGGGGTCAGACAGAGCGATCGCACCCATCACAGCGGCTCCATCTCGCCAGCCGGCATCGGCTTGATCGCCGCATAGGCCTCGTCGTAGTAAGCGGGAGGGGCATCGCCACCGGCGTCCTCCGGCTGCTCGGGCTCTTTCGGCTTGCGCGGCACGTAATGCTCGAAACGCAAGTTCTCCGATGCGAGTGAGACGATAAGCTCTACAACTTTCGCCGTGGCATCTTCGCCAAGCACAATCCAGTGATCGGAATATGTCTCGGGCAAGCGGATCGCGAGCCTCGTCTCATAGGCAGGCTCATAATACTTGCCGTCGCGATAGGTCTTGCTGACCTTGATATCGGTGATGCTGATCATCTGCGTCACTCCGCTGCGATATGGTTGAAGACACCCGCCTGACGAGAAGCCCGCTCGATCAGGGACTCCTCCTCACAGCGGCGCTGGAAATCGATGTTCTGCTGGGTGCGGCGCTGGGTGTGGGCCTCGCGCTCAATCCCCCTTCCCGCGAGTTCCGCCTGCTCAGGCGTCAGGCACTCCGCGAACGGGACGATGCCCTTGCGGCCCCGGCGAACCGGCGTGCTGTTCCACGTCATGCGGGTCTGCTGAGCCTCCGCCCATGCGATGTGATCCGCGTGCGCCAGTTCGATGGCCAGCGAGCGGATGCCGCCAGCCTGATCGAGATAGCGCGCGATGCGGGCATCGCTCGGGGTCTTGGCGCGGATCGCTGCGATGCGGGTGGCGGAGAGGATCACTTGGCGTCGCCGTGCAGGTGCATGACGCTGACGCCATCGCGCGGGTCGAAGTTGACCAGATCGTAGTCGTTCGGCTCACCGATGACGGAGCAGTTGCCCGCCGGATCGTAGTGATACCACGTGATCGTCTTGGTCGGCTCATAGGCCGACAGCGGCGGCAGGCCGACGCGCATCTTGCCGCTGATCGGGCAAATACCCTGAACGCGGCCGACCATCGGCAAATCGTGCTTGGTTCGGACTGGCTGTGTGAAATCCAGAGCCATGCTTCAAACTCCCCAGCGCCGGAAGGGCGCGTTGTGTGTTAGGGGTGTTACGCCCGGTGTAAGAACATGTCCAGCACTTTCTTACGCCCGGTGAAATTAATTTGCACGGGGTGACGAATCACAGGCACACAAAACCCCGCCTCCGGTGGGAGACGGGGGTGGGCGCTAACGAGCAAGCATTGAACATCGGGATGCTTGCACATTTCAAGCAAGCATGTCATCTACTCCAACAGCAAGCATGGAGCGAAAAATGGCGACACATCAAAGCAAGGGCGGACGCGCGCGGGCAGAGAAACTGACCGAAGAGCAGCGGCGTGAAATAGCCAGCTCGGCAGCCAAGGCGCGTTGGGCAGAAACTGCATCACTTCCTAAGGCGACTCACACCGGAACGCTCAAGATCGGTGATACCGAGATACCATGCGCGGTTCTGTCAGACGGAACCAGACTGCTTACTCAGGCCGGGTTCCTTCAGGCACTCGGACGCTCGTCGAAGCCGAAAGGCCGCTCTCAGCAGGTAACCGACGGTTTGCCGCCTTTCCTGGCGACAAAGAGCCTCAAAACACTGTTAACAGACGATATTATCGAGACGACGGTCCCCATCGCCTTTGTTACCCCGACGGGCGGCAAGGCCTTGGGTCATAAGGCCGAGTTGCTCCCCAAGGTGTGCGACCTTTTTCTTGAGGCGCGAACCGAAGGCCTTCTGACGGCGCAGCAACAGCCCCTCGCCGTCCAAAGCGAGATACTGGTCCGATCCCTCGCTAAAGTCGGCATCGTCGCGTTGGTCGATGAAGCCACGGGCTTTCAGTCTGAACGCGATCGTGACGAGCTGCACCGCTTGCTGTCTGCGTATCTGACGGAGGAACGGCTTGCCTGGGCAAAGCGGTTTCCCGACGAATTCTACCGCCAGATATACCGCTTGAAGGGTTGGAAATGGCCGGTGGGGCGGAATAAGACTCCTTATCTCGGCCACATAACGAACGACATTGTTTATGAGCGCTTGCCCGAGGGGGTTCTACCCAAGCTGCAGAAGCTGAACCCGACCGACGAAAGCAAGCGGCGCAAATATAAGCATCACCAGTTCCTATCCGCTGATGTAGGGCAGCCGGATCTGCGGGATCATATCCTCCAGATCCTACCGCTTATGAAAATCTCGAAAACATGGGAATCGTTCAAGCGGCATCTGGACGAGGCGTTCCCAAAATCGGGAACGCAAGGCAATCTTGCCATCGATTGAAACACAAGGGGCGAGTGCGACGCCCCTACTCCCCGTCCTTCGTCCAGCGCTTCACGGGCAGGCCCGCTCGGTGTCCCTGATGATATCCGGCTTGTTATAGAAGTGCGCCAGCCGCTTCGCCCCGTCGCAATCGCCTCGTGCGATCAGATCTCCGACTTGGTTGTAAGCAGCAGCGCGGCGGTTCGCGGCTCCGCCGTCATCGTGGCTTGAGGCCGGCTGATTTCGCAGGCCCAGCATGCCGGCATAGTCGGGTACGGGCGCTGAGGCGGCCGGCTGCTGGTATTGGGTTGAGCAGGTTGTGATTCCGGGCTGCGGGATGCAGGTTGTTGTGCTGGTGGCGAGCTGGGCGAGCAGGATGGCCGTTATCATTGATCCTTCTCCACGATTGGGCTGGCGCCGCTCGTTCGCATGGCCTGAATGACAGCTAGAGCAGCTTCCTGCTGCGTATCGTTCAACGCCTCCAGAGCGGATAAGACGCTGATCGTTCCCTTGAACGGATTGACCGTGAGCAGATCGCGCGGGTCTTCAACCTCGAACACCTCAGCAAGAGCGCTCAATAGGGCCATGTTGAAATTTTGGCCGCCAGCTTCGATCCGGCTCAGGCTGGCCTCAGTCGTCGGAAACTTCTCCCGCGAACCAGATGCGGCTTTAATCTCGGACAGCCGGTCGACGACCTGCCAAAGCTTCATGCCCTTGTATGTGCGCCAGTGGCGGATGAACGAACGATGCTTACCCATGGCGTAAGTTATCGCCGGTAAGCATGCCTCTTCGAATGCCGCCGGGTGTAACTTTTCACTTGTGGATTTCTTACACCCGGCGTAAGTGTCTCGTTCATGACGCTGGACGCATTCCTCCGCGCCGAAGGCGCGCCATCCGCCGCTGACTTCGCAGCCTCTGTAGGCATCAGCGAAGCATCGTTGTCCCGCATCCGAAAGGGTCAGCAAAACGTGTCTCGCGACACAATGCGCGACATCATCGCGCGGTCTGGCGGCAAGGTCACGGCCG encodes the following:
- a CDS encoding P63C domain-containing protein, with translation MSSTPTASMERKMATHQSKGGRARAEKLTEEQRREIASSAAKARWAETASLPKATHTGTLKIGDTEIPCAVLSDGTRLLTQAGFLQALGRSSKPKGRSQQVTDGLPPFLATKSLKTLLTDDIIETTVPIAFVTPTGGKALGHKAELLPKVCDLFLEARTEGLLTAQQQPLAVQSEILVRSLAKVGIVALVDEATGFQSERDRDELHRLLSAYLTEERLAWAKRFPDEFYRQIYRLKGWKWPVGRNKTPYLGHITNDIVYERLPEGVLPKLQKLNPTDESKRRKYKHHQFLSADVGQPDLRDHILQILPLMKISKTWESFKRHLDEAFPKSGTQGNLAID
- a CDS encoding DUF4326 domain-containing protein, which encodes MTAPVRIQLSRRKGWRMPENTVSVARPGIFGNPWTVADARAAGYSKCDTVLAAWCKSLFRDWLLKRDGITEMLVGGKKRRERLLAELPRLRGKNLACWCHPSEPCHADVLLELANAPATISEEG
- a CDS encoding site-specific integrase → MGDADQQEYGMSKNLYLRNGIFWARFKVGGVEYRESLRTRSEKVAERRLKIRREEVEDKALFKIAGPTSWQSAVVSWNENVSFGSERTFNRYVSSLIQLRAWLDDKNVHEITPEMVRDIIKARRRGGVKNATIRRDMTALSSVLNHCADEGWIGENPIESINLRRVAAEKFVPIVLPTEASIAIMSRRITSRMWDMFEFTRETGLRLEETTTLRHTSIDRAGRTITIKGKGSKVRTLPLTAKAVTIIDRQPRYIGKPLVFWRGEGEPIKDVSTRTTRYMVTAARWAAQRNMEFEPFSHHGMRHLFAVEYLRDRRGSIYDLQGEMGHGSISTTERYLAFLTPEQAKAAKSSVAQKPAREQRFASDDA
- a CDS encoding HNH endonuclease; its protein translation is MSKQIFTYRERRERKRIRNAVLERDCHICRHCGIALTPCVWGAPRASNTATVDHYPIPKSKGGPFTAENLVACCHACNTARGNGESWSIPRPARASLSRQENPNV